In Luteitalea sp. TBR-22, one genomic interval encodes:
- a CDS encoding D-cysteine desulfhydrase, with protein sequence MDLSRFPRRRYSHAPTPIERLPHFTAALAAQCPAGHRPEIWIKRDDMLGLFPGGNKTRKLEFLVADALAQGADTLVTCGAPQSNHCRITLSAAVKEGLRCRFVIEERVPHSFREDASGNHFLFRLMGVESMRVVPAGTDMAAEMQREVEALAGEGRKGYAIPGGGSNAIGGLGYVACVQELMAQSLDMGVRFDHVIVGSGSSGTHGGMLAGFVGHRYDATLTGIGVSRDPQDQVPLVLKEAQAVHDLLGTGVQVPVEAVRCVGGYWQPKYSVPNARMVEATQWLARTEGVILDPVYTGKIMAGLIGLAREGHFRDGEQVLFMHTGGLPGVFAYERELLGQVEMAP encoded by the coding sequence ATGGATCTGTCGCGCTTTCCTCGTCGCCGGTACTCCCACGCCCCCACGCCCATCGAGCGTCTGCCGCACTTCACCGCGGCGCTGGCGGCGCAGTGCCCGGCGGGACATCGACCCGAGATCTGGATCAAGCGCGACGACATGCTGGGGCTGTTCCCGGGTGGCAACAAGACGCGCAAGCTCGAGTTCCTCGTCGCCGATGCGCTCGCCCAGGGGGCCGACACGCTGGTGACGTGCGGGGCGCCGCAGAGCAACCACTGCCGCATCACGCTGTCGGCGGCGGTGAAGGAAGGGCTGCGGTGCCGCTTCGTGATCGAGGAGCGGGTGCCGCACAGCTTCCGAGAGGATGCCAGCGGCAACCACTTCCTGTTCCGCCTCATGGGCGTGGAGTCGATGCGCGTGGTGCCGGCGGGCACCGACATGGCGGCGGAGATGCAGCGGGAGGTCGAGGCGCTCGCCGGTGAGGGACGCAAGGGCTACGCCATCCCCGGCGGCGGGTCGAACGCGATTGGCGGGCTCGGCTACGTCGCGTGCGTGCAGGAACTCATGGCCCAGAGCCTCGACATGGGTGTCCGTTTCGACCACGTGATCGTCGGCTCCGGCAGCTCCGGGACGCACGGCGGCATGCTCGCGGGGTTCGTCGGGCATCGCTACGACGCGACGCTGACCGGCATCGGCGTGAGCCGCGACCCGCAGGATCAGGTGCCGCTCGTGCTCAAGGAGGCGCAGGCGGTGCACGACCTGCTCGGCACCGGCGTGCAGGTGCCCGTCGAGGCGGTCCGTTGCGTCGGCGGCTACTGGCAGCCGAAGTACTCGGTGCCCAACGCCCGCATGGTCGAGGCGACGCAGTGGCTCGCGCGCACGGAAGGCGTCATCCTCGACCCGGTGTACACCGGCAAGATCATGGCCGGCCTCATCGGGCTCGCACGTGAGGGCCACTTCCGCGACGGCGAGCAGGTGCTGTTCATGCACACCGGCGGCCTGCCGGGCGTGTTCGCCTACGAGCGCGAGCTCCTCGGGCAGGTGGAGATGGCGCCCTGA
- a CDS encoding LamG domain-containing protein, with translation MHACPAVLAILVVALVAMRPMTAPAQVTAPPSETWRFDRVDRIGGRDVTRLGDPRVVDSPLGRVVEFDGVDDALLVAGHPLEGAQAFTWEAVFRPDGGAREQRWFHLQEDGSDNRRLFEIRVAGEQWFLDAFAFSNGNEKALINREALHPVGRWYHVAAVYDGTTFSSYVDGVKQLDFPLEIAPLKAGRTSVGVRITLVNYFKGAIHSARFTRRALAPSEFEGTQR, from the coding sequence ATGCATGCGTGCCCAGCCGTCCTCGCCATCCTCGTCGTCGCGCTCGTGGCGATGCGTCCCATGACCGCGCCGGCGCAGGTCACCGCTCCGCCTTCGGAGACGTGGCGCTTCGATCGCGTCGACCGAATCGGCGGCCGCGACGTCACGCGGCTCGGCGACCCGCGGGTCGTCGACTCCCCACTGGGCCGGGTCGTCGAGTTCGATGGCGTGGACGACGCGCTGCTGGTGGCAGGCCATCCCCTCGAGGGCGCCCAGGCCTTCACGTGGGAGGCAGTGTTCCGCCCCGACGGCGGCGCCCGCGAGCAGCGCTGGTTCCACCTGCAGGAGGACGGATCGGACAATCGCCGGCTGTTCGAGATCCGCGTCGCCGGCGAGCAGTGGTTCCTCGACGCGTTCGCGTTCTCCAACGGCAATGAGAAGGCGCTCATCAACCGTGAAGCGCTGCACCCGGTGGGCCGCTGGTACCACGTCGCCGCGGTGTACGACGGCACCACGTTCAGCAGCTACGTGGACGGCGTGAAGCAGCTCGACTTCCCGCTCGAGATCGCGCCGCTGAAGGCCGGCCGCACGTCGGTCGGCGTGCGCATCACGCTGGTGAACTACTTCAAGGGCGCGATCCACTCGGCCCGCTTCACGCGTCGAGCGCTGGCGCCCAGCGAGTTCGAGGGCACACAGAGGTAG
- a CDS encoding beta-propeller fold lactonase family protein — protein MRIRFSSASPLLAATLLTLAAACGRSPEPATQGTPAAAPAPAAPSPSAGPRLYVSNETQGQIVVIDTATRQVVQRIAVGKRPRGLKLSKDGTQLYVALSGSPIAPPGVDESTLPPPDRSADGIGVIDLATGAVARRYDSGQDPESFDLSTDGRTLYVSNEETAEMTVLDLASGEIKARVKVGEEPEGVTVSPDGKTVWVTCEEEHEIVGVDTTTLKVVGRVTTAKRPRTIVFTPDGATMFVTGEFGFAVSVVDAATKKVVTTIDMPAGEGGKLPARPMGAVLSADAKTLYVSNGRGRSIAAIDVATRAVTRTYAEVGERPWGLALSADGRTAYTANGPGADVSAIDLESGAVTKIPTDGSPWGLVISAVR, from the coding sequence ATGAGGATTCGCTTCTCGTCCGCTTCCCCACTCCTCGCCGCGACGCTCCTCACGCTGGCCGCGGCCTGCGGCCGCTCCCCCGAGCCGGCCACGCAAGGCACGCCCGCGGCCGCGCCGGCCCCTGCCGCGCCGAGCCCATCGGCCGGGCCGCGCCTCTACGTGTCCAACGAGACACAGGGGCAGATCGTCGTGATCGACACCGCGACGCGGCAGGTCGTGCAGCGCATCGCCGTGGGCAAGCGCCCGCGCGGGCTGAAGCTCTCCAAGGACGGCACGCAGTTGTACGTGGCGCTCTCGGGTTCGCCGATCGCGCCGCCGGGGGTGGACGAATCGACGCTGCCCCCGCCTGACCGGTCCGCCGACGGCATCGGCGTGATCGACCTCGCCACGGGTGCCGTCGCGCGCCGCTACGACAGCGGCCAGGATCCCGAGAGCTTCGACCTCTCGACCGACGGGCGCACCCTGTACGTCTCCAACGAGGAGACGGCGGAGATGACGGTGCTCGATCTCGCCTCGGGCGAGATCAAGGCGCGCGTCAAGGTCGGCGAGGAGCCCGAGGGCGTCACCGTGAGTCCCGACGGGAAGACCGTGTGGGTCACCTGCGAGGAAGAGCACGAGATCGTCGGCGTCGACACCACGACGCTGAAGGTGGTCGGCCGGGTGACGACGGCCAAGCGACCGCGCACCATCGTGTTCACGCCCGACGGCGCGACGATGTTCGTGACCGGCGAGTTCGGGTTCGCGGTGTCGGTGGTCGACGCCGCCACGAAGAAGGTCGTCACGACCATCGACATGCCGGCGGGAGAGGGCGGCAAGCTCCCGGCCCGCCCGATGGGCGCGGTGCTGTCGGCTGACGCGAAGACGCTGTACGTGTCCAACGGCCGCGGCCGGTCGATCGCGGCCATCGACGTCGCGACGCGCGCCGTCACGCGCACGTATGCCGAGGTCGGCGAGCGCCCCTGGGGCCTGGCGCTGAGCGCCGACGGCCGCACCGCCTACACGGCCAATGGGCCGGGGGCTGACGTGTCGGCGATCGACCTGGAGTCGGGGGCGGTGACGAAGATCCCCACCGACGGCAGCCCGTGGGGCCTGGTCATCTCGGCCGTGCGCTGA
- a CDS encoding amidohydrolase family protein — MRTRPVLSLAALALLLTVHAASGQSSTPPPAPTPPDQLLLKDYRPISIYRIPQTAVPKAKFPVIDVHSHAYVQTPEAAAAWVKTMDDVGIEKTVVMVGGTGKRLDDAIALFKAYPGRFEVWSGLDLSGADQPDFAARVIAELERGVRLGVRGVGELSDKGRGLRNSGGMHVDDPRMDPIFEKLADLGLPVNIHVGEDQWMYEAMDGSNDGLMNAFKWKIPADPAVLGHDEVIATLARAVKKHPRTTFIACHFANTTADLSMLARMLDASPNLYADIAARFGETSPIPRTMRKFYEKYQDRLLYGTDMGTDADMYRSTFRILETEDEHFYLETLRLYHWPYHGFGLPDRILKKVYRDNARKILRR; from the coding sequence ATGCGCACCCGACCGGTCCTCTCGCTGGCTGCCCTCGCCCTGCTCCTTACCGTGCACGCGGCGTCCGGCCAGTCGTCCACGCCACCACCCGCTCCCACGCCTCCCGATCAACTGCTGCTCAAGGACTACCGGCCGATCTCCATCTACCGCATCCCCCAGACCGCGGTGCCGAAGGCGAAGTTCCCGGTCATCGACGTGCACTCCCATGCCTACGTGCAGACGCCGGAAGCCGCCGCGGCCTGGGTGAAGACGATGGACGACGTGGGCATCGAGAAGACGGTCGTGATGGTCGGCGGCACGGGCAAGCGGCTCGACGACGCGATCGCGCTCTTCAAGGCGTATCCGGGGCGGTTCGAGGTGTGGTCGGGGCTCGACCTGAGTGGCGCGGACCAACCCGACTTCGCGGCCCGCGTCATCGCCGAACTCGAGCGCGGTGTCAGGCTGGGCGTCCGCGGCGTCGGCGAGTTGAGCGACAAGGGGCGCGGCCTGCGCAACTCCGGCGGCATGCACGTCGACGACCCGCGCATGGATCCGATCTTCGAGAAGCTGGCCGACCTCGGCCTGCCGGTCAACATCCACGTCGGCGAGGACCAGTGGATGTACGAGGCCATGGACGGGTCCAACGACGGCCTGATGAACGCTTTCAAGTGGAAGATCCCGGCCGATCCCGCCGTGCTCGGCCACGACGAGGTCATCGCGACGCTGGCCCGCGCGGTCAAGAAGCACCCGCGCACGACGTTCATCGCCTGCCACTTCGCGAACACGACCGCGGACCTGTCGATGCTGGCCCGGATGCTCGACGCGTCGCCGAACCTCTACGCGGACATCGCCGCGCGCTTCGGCGAGACCTCGCCGATCCCGCGCACCATGCGGAAGTTCTACGAGAAGTACCAGGATCGGCTGCTCTACGGCACCGACATGGGCACGGACGCCGACATGTACCGTTCGACGTTCCGCATCCTCGAGACCGAGGACGAGCACTTCTACCTGGAGACCCTGCGGCTGTACCACTGGCCGTATCACGGCTTCGGCCTGCCGGACCGGATCCTGAAGAAGGTGTACCGCGACAACGCGCGGAAGATCCTGCGCAGGTAG
- a CDS encoding acido-empty-quinoprotein group A codes for MRTNRLILTVALAAAPIVLAGQAPAPSSAPAPSLDPKRLVQPVGEDWPTYSGDYTGKRFSSLTQVDRTTVKHLSLAWTARLTAGTGAGGGGRFRAPGGAPVIVGGNGPQDLPAVPANVKGTPLMVNGTLYVTSPDNVWALDARDGRELWHYFWRTKGSTPIANRGVGIWKDYLYFVTPDNFFVSLDARTGKERWNKEHADFDQQYFSTMAPIVVDNHVLLGTGNDIDSPGYIQSFDPETGEVQWRFYTVPMKQGDPGLDTWPSLQSAKYGGGHPWLPGVYDPETRLYIFGTGNPIPAYTAGRGEGDNLYTCSLVAINVDTGKMAWAFQTSPHDMHDWDSAQTPILFEGLVNGKMRKLVSTAARNGYFFTLDRVTGEHVVTSKFGGDANWAKEVDKKGAVRRNPVKDPTVPGALTNPTSGGTINWEPPAYNPLTKYFYVTERNGYSIYYLTDPDPRGSMGLGGKEEVSVGSTGNFLTAIDPTTGKIVWRRPYPSAGFGNGGGGGLLTTAGKLVFAGDAGGNFVAYDAETGKPLWHSRIGNVSNAAVTYMLDGRQHILVASGDTLYAFALYE; via the coding sequence ATGAGAACGAACCGACTGATCCTGACCGTCGCCCTGGCGGCGGCGCCGATCGTGCTGGCTGGCCAGGCCCCCGCCCCGTCGTCGGCGCCCGCCCCGTCGCTCGATCCGAAGCGCCTCGTGCAACCGGTCGGCGAGGACTGGCCGACGTACTCGGGCGACTACACCGGCAAGCGCTTCAGCTCGCTGACGCAGGTCGATCGCACCACCGTCAAGCACCTGTCGCTGGCGTGGACGGCCCGGCTCACCGCCGGCACCGGCGCGGGCGGCGGTGGCCGCTTCCGCGCCCCCGGTGGCGCGCCGGTCATCGTCGGCGGCAACGGTCCCCAGGACCTGCCGGCCGTGCCCGCCAACGTCAAGGGCACGCCGCTGATGGTCAACGGCACGCTGTACGTGACCTCGCCCGACAACGTGTGGGCGCTCGACGCGCGCGACGGCCGCGAGCTCTGGCACTACTTCTGGCGCACCAAGGGCAGCACGCCGATTGCCAACCGCGGCGTCGGCATCTGGAAGGACTACCTGTACTTCGTCACGCCCGACAACTTCTTCGTGTCACTCGACGCCAGGACGGGCAAGGAGCGCTGGAACAAGGAGCACGCCGACTTCGACCAGCAGTACTTCTCGACGATGGCGCCGATCGTCGTCGACAACCACGTGCTGCTCGGCACCGGCAACGACATCGACTCGCCCGGCTACATCCAGTCGTTCGATCCGGAGACCGGCGAGGTACAGTGGCGCTTCTACACGGTGCCGATGAAGCAGGGCGACCCCGGCCTCGACACCTGGCCGAGCCTGCAGTCGGCCAAGTACGGCGGCGGCCACCCGTGGCTGCCGGGCGTGTACGACCCGGAGACGCGCCTCTACATCTTCGGCACCGGCAACCCGATCCCGGCCTACACCGCCGGCCGCGGCGAGGGCGACAACCTCTACACGTGCTCGCTCGTGGCGATCAACGTCGACACCGGCAAGATGGCCTGGGCCTTCCAGACCTCGCCGCACGACATGCACGACTGGGACTCGGCGCAGACGCCGATCCTGTTCGAGGGCCTGGTCAACGGCAAGATGCGCAAGCTCGTGTCGACGGCGGCGCGCAACGGCTACTTCTTCACGCTCGATCGCGTCACCGGTGAGCACGTGGTGACGTCCAAGTTCGGCGGCGACGCCAACTGGGCCAAGGAAGTCGACAAGAAGGGCGCCGTGCGCCGCAACCCGGTCAAGGATCCGACCGTGCCGGGCGCGCTGACCAACCCGACATCGGGCGGCACGATCAACTGGGAGCCGCCAGCCTACAACCCCCTCACCAAGTACTTCTACGTGACCGAGCGGAACGGCTACTCGATCTACTACCTCACCGACCCCGACCCGCGCGGCTCGATGGGCCTCGGCGGCAAGGAGGAAGTGTCGGTCGGCTCGACGGGCAACTTCCTCACGGCCATCGACCCGACCACCGGGAAGATCGTGTGGCGACGGCCGTATCCGAGCGCCGGCTTCGGCAACGGTGGTGGCGGCGGCCTGCTGACCACGGCGGGCAAGCTCGTGTTCGCGGGCGACGCGGGCGGCAACTTCGTCGCCTACGACGCCGAGACGGGCAAGCCGCTGTGGCACTCGCGCATCGGCAACGTGAGCAACGCGGCGGTCACGTACATGCTCGACGGACGCCAGCACATCCTGGTCGCCTCGGGCGACACGCTGTACGCCTTCGCGCTGTACGAGTAG
- a CDS encoding c-type cytochrome — protein sequence MRAGSAWVAAAAIGVALSVGVRATEGPQAPAQPPVIEGHGGPPPPGTQAPQAPATPAPRPAGGGGQGGPGGGQGRFPAQQRPKGDPDVIQRGRGIFAGACGPCHGADARGGQLGGPNLLRSELALNDKAGELMYPVIKNGRPGTQMVASPLPDEDIRAVIAFVHDLQSKIGGQGNPPPGEEVKLDIVVGDAKAGAAYFTAKCASCHQPTGDLAGIATRYAEPKMLQNAWVSGGRMARFGPPAPGAGAPRQRAVTTATITTAAGEKVTGTLVRLDDFTVTIAQADGSQRTFRRNGDVPRVEVTDPLAGHRDLLRVLTDADMHNVTAYLVTLK from the coding sequence ATGAGAGCTGGTTCAGCATGGGTCGCCGCGGCGGCGATCGGGGTGGCGCTGTCGGTCGGCGTCCGCGCCACCGAAGGGCCGCAGGCACCGGCGCAACCGCCGGTGATCGAAGGACACGGGGGTCCGCCCCCTCCAGGCACGCAGGCGCCGCAGGCGCCCGCGACCCCGGCCCCTCGGCCCGCCGGTGGCGGTGGCCAGGGTGGACCGGGCGGCGGCCAGGGTCGCTTCCCGGCCCAGCAGCGGCCGAAGGGTGACCCGGACGTCATCCAGCGCGGCCGCGGCATCTTCGCGGGAGCATGCGGCCCCTGCCACGGCGCCGACGCGCGCGGTGGCCAGCTCGGCGGCCCGAACCTGCTCCGCTCGGAGCTGGCCCTCAACGACAAGGCCGGCGAGCTGATGTACCCGGTCATCAAGAACGGCCGCCCGGGCACGCAGATGGTGGCCAGCCCGCTGCCCGACGAGGACATCCGCGCCGTCATCGCGTTCGTCCACGACCTCCAGAGCAAGATCGGCGGCCAGGGCAACCCGCCGCCCGGCGAGGAAGTGAAGCTCGACATCGTTGTCGGCGACGCCAAGGCCGGCGCGGCCTACTTCACCGCGAAGTGCGCCAGTTGCCACCAGCCCACGGGTGACCTCGCCGGCATCGCCACGCGCTATGCCGAGCCGAAGATGCTGCAGAACGCCTGGGTGTCGGGCGGCCGCATGGCCCGGTTCGGCCCGCCGGCGCCTGGCGCCGGCGCACCCCGCCAGCGCGCCGTGACGACGGCCACGATCACCACGGCGGCCGGCGAGAAGGTCACCGGCACGCTGGTGCGGCTCGACGACTTCACCGTCACCATCGCGCAGGCCGACGGCTCGCAGCGCACGTTCCGCCGCAACGGCGACGTGCCCAGGGTCGAAGTGACCGACCCGCTGGCCGGCCACCGCGACCTGCTGCGCGTGCTGACCGACGCCGACATGCACAACGTGACCGCCTACCTGGTGACGCTGAAATGA
- a CDS encoding TonB-dependent receptor translates to MRLVLAATLLLIPLMAYAQEPAPPTSTSTTPAPARPPAPATATETVDVIAVTPLHGSGLPRTHLPANVQVIDARTAPGPVTDLGALLTQGLTTLQASEAQGGLFQPDVVFRGFSASPLLGASEGLAIYVDGVRANEPFGDVMNWDSLPPGALATVNVMPGSNPMFGLNALGGAISVRTRDGFSSRGGRLAMSAGAFGRVRGDGEVGGARGPWAGFLAGSWLDEQGWRDHSPSALRRAFGRGSWRGASTMVDVAATVASNDLSGNGTAPESLLEVDRSAVFTYPDRTDHDLVSVTGRADHLFAPTLRLEAMASVRDVRLRTLNGDAADDDAGLGEDAGLLNRSRTDSVAGSAMAQLVWTRPVKGRAQHATVGLSADLSDSGFALVSEFGTLTEDRQVIGTGVLDPEASVGLDARTRTLSVFASDTIDVTRRVHLTAAARVNWSSVVLRDRLGDDLDGDHAFARLNPAAGVTWDVTDRLNLFAGLSQASRVPTPVELTCADPDDPCRLPNAFVSDPPLDMPVARTLEAGARGHASRGSWSVAAFATQVRDDLIFVSSGRLRGTGHFENVARTRRHGIEAAGDWRIAGLTVSGSYAWQAATYGADLLVPSALHPDADGGALPVEEGDTLPGVPRHVGRAMLAARPVAALDLGVQWRAQSSQMLRGDEGNRLAPVPGFMTVDAQARWRLGRRLSLVAQLVNVFDAEYATFGTLGDAGILDEPYDDEFRFVSPGAPRAAWVGLEARF, encoded by the coding sequence ATGCGCCTCGTGCTGGCGGCCACGCTCCTCCTCATCCCCCTGATGGCGTACGCGCAGGAGCCGGCGCCCCCCACATCGACGTCGACCACACCGGCGCCTGCTCGCCCCCCGGCCCCGGCCACCGCGACCGAGACCGTCGACGTGATCGCCGTGACGCCGCTGCATGGCTCGGGGCTGCCGCGCACGCACCTGCCCGCCAACGTGCAGGTGATCGACGCCAGGACGGCTCCCGGGCCGGTCACCGACCTCGGGGCCCTGCTGACCCAGGGGCTCACGACCCTGCAGGCCAGCGAGGCCCAGGGCGGCCTGTTCCAGCCTGACGTCGTGTTCCGCGGGTTCTCGGCCTCCCCCTTGCTCGGGGCCTCCGAGGGGCTCGCCATCTACGTCGATGGGGTGCGCGCCAACGAGCCCTTCGGCGACGTCATGAACTGGGACAGCCTGCCGCCGGGGGCGCTGGCGACCGTCAACGTGATGCCCGGGTCCAACCCGATGTTCGGCCTCAACGCGCTCGGCGGCGCGATCTCGGTGCGGACCCGCGACGGGTTCTCGAGCCGTGGCGGCCGCCTGGCCATGTCGGCTGGCGCGTTCGGGCGGGTGCGCGGCGATGGTGAGGTCGGCGGGGCGCGGGGGCCGTGGGCCGGATTCCTGGCCGGCTCGTGGCTCGACGAGCAGGGCTGGCGGGATCACTCGCCGTCGGCCTTGCGACGCGCGTTCGGGCGAGGGTCCTGGCGGGGCGCCTCGACGATGGTCGACGTGGCGGCGACGGTGGCCAGCAACGACCTCAGTGGCAACGGCACCGCGCCCGAGAGCCTGCTCGAGGTCGACCGGAGTGCCGTCTTCACCTACCCCGATCGGACCGATCACGATCTCGTGTCGGTCACCGGGCGTGCCGACCACCTCTTCGCACCGACTCTCCGGCTCGAGGCGATGGCTTCCGTGCGCGACGTGCGGTTGCGGACGCTCAACGGCGATGCTGCCGATGACGACGCCGGGCTGGGCGAGGACGCCGGCCTCCTGAATCGCAGCCGGACCGACAGCGTCGCCGGCAGCGCCATGGCGCAACTGGTGTGGACCAGGCCAGTGAAGGGACGGGCGCAGCACGCGACCGTCGGGCTGTCGGCCGACCTGTCCGACAGCGGCTTCGCGTTGGTGAGCGAGTTCGGCACCCTGACCGAGGACCGGCAGGTGATCGGCACGGGCGTGCTGGACCCGGAGGCCTCGGTAGGTCTGGATGCGCGCACGCGGACGCTCTCGGTGTTTGCCAGCGACACGATCGACGTGACCCGGCGCGTCCACCTCACGGCCGCGGCGCGGGTCAACTGGTCCTCGGTGGTCCTGCGCGATCGGCTCGGCGACGACCTCGACGGCGATCACGCCTTCGCACGCCTCAACCCGGCGGCCGGCGTCACCTGGGACGTCACCGATCGCCTCAACCTCTTTGCCGGCCTGTCGCAGGCCTCGCGCGTGCCGACGCCCGTCGAGCTCACATGCGCCGATCCCGACGATCCCTGTCGCCTGCCGAACGCCTTCGTGTCGGACCCGCCGCTGGACATGCCCGTGGCGCGCACCCTCGAGGCCGGCGCCCGCGGGCACGCATCGCGGGGCAGCTGGAGCGTCGCCGCATTTGCCACGCAGGTGCGTGACGACCTGATCTTCGTCAGCAGCGGACGTCTCCGCGGCACCGGTCACTTCGAGAACGTCGCGCGGACCCGGCGGCACGGCATCGAGGCGGCCGGCGACTGGCGCATCGCCGGGCTCACCGTGTCGGGCAGTTATGCATGGCAGGCGGCCACCTACGGCGCCGACCTGCTCGTCCCCAGCGCCCTGCATCCGGACGCCGACGGCGGCGCGTTGCCCGTCGAGGAGGGCGACACGCTGCCTGGTGTGCCGCGGCACGTCGGGCGGGCGATGCTCGCCGCGCGCCCCGTGGCCGCCCTCGACCTCGGCGTGCAGTGGCGCGCCCAGTCGAGCCAGATGCTGCGCGGTGACGAGGGCAACCGGCTCGCCCCGGTCCCCGGGTTCATGACGGTGGATGCGCAGGCCCGGTGGCGTCTCGGGCGGCGGCTTTCGCTGGTGGCCCAGCTCGTGAACGTGTTCGACGCCGAGTACGCCACCTTCGGCACGCTGGGCGATGCCGGGATTCTCGACGAGCCCTACGACGACGAGTTCCGGTTCGTCAGTCCTGGCGCGCCGCGGGCCGCGTGGGTCGGCCTCGAGGCGCGTTTCTGA
- a CDS encoding TonB-dependent siderophore receptor — protein MLRPSPLLVALWLAAAPVLAQSPPAASPSPPDTALTGQSLEELMTIKVDTVSGAAKREQLVTEAPSSVTVVTAHEIATYGWRTLAEVLRAQRGFYVTYDRNYAYLGARGFGRPTDYNNRVLFLVNGHRLNDNVFDAVGLGTDFPIDIQLVDRIEIIRGPGSALYGTSAFFAVVDVILKKGAALGGVEGSLESASLGTWRARGSFGASDERGHDLLLSASHLTSDGASTLHYPEYDDPVTGPGISVGADGDRASSLLASVRLGRLALEGTMVEREKHLPTGAWGTALSEPASQTIDRRAWFGATWRGDVGTTNLTVRGFYDHMRYEGTYVGEEDTYAEYSGGDWLVGELTASRRLSPRHRLTFGSEYREHLRQMQLIDRGAGPEEDNHRSRQLGVYVQDEVRLGEKVSAVLGARADYWSLDGWSAHPRLGLIVRPDADTSLKFLYGGAYRAPNAYERFYTQEDFVANPALKPETLRTGEVVAERYVGGRLRLSTSVYVTRIEKLISQVAIGDSATYANASSAHAVGAEFEAERRWVNGVLLRGSVVAQDTDDGTTHERLSNSPGMLGLFRLESPIVTRRATLALDWQYVGERHSDLGAIADAYALTNLTFRVTPRGLRGSIAASVYNLFDVSYADPVGAEFRQELIGQDGRTFSLRITLGL, from the coding sequence ATGCTGCGCCCCTCCCCTCTCCTCGTCGCTCTCTGGCTCGCTGCCGCCCCGGTGCTGGCCCAGTCGCCTCCTGCCGCCTCGCCCTCCCCGCCGGACACGGCGCTGACCGGGCAGTCCCTCGAGGAGCTGATGACCATCAAGGTCGACACCGTCTCCGGGGCGGCCAAGCGCGAGCAGCTGGTCACCGAGGCGCCCTCGTCGGTCACGGTGGTCACGGCCCATGAGATCGCGACGTACGGCTGGCGCACCCTCGCCGAGGTGCTCCGCGCCCAGCGCGGCTTCTACGTCACCTACGACCGGAACTACGCCTACCTGGGCGCCCGGGGCTTCGGCCGCCCCACCGACTACAACAACCGCGTGCTGTTCCTGGTGAACGGACACCGGCTGAACGACAACGTGTTCGATGCGGTCGGCCTCGGCACCGACTTCCCCATCGACATTCAACTTGTCGATCGCATCGAGATCATCAGGGGCCCCGGATCGGCGCTCTACGGCACCAGCGCCTTCTTCGCCGTCGTGGACGTGATCCTCAAGAAGGGCGCCGCACTCGGTGGCGTCGAAGGCAGCCTCGAGAGCGCAAGCCTCGGCACCTGGCGGGCCCGCGGTTCCTTCGGCGCCTCCGACGAGCGCGGCCACGACCTGCTGCTGTCGGCATCGCACCTGACCAGTGATGGCGCCAGCACGCTCCACTATCCGGAATACGACGATCCGGTCACCGGCCCCGGCATCAGCGTCGGCGCCGACGGCGACCGCGCGAGCTCGCTGCTGGCCAGCGTGCGTCTGGGACGCCTGGCGCTGGAGGGCACGATGGTCGAGCGCGAGAAGCACCTCCCGACCGGCGCGTGGGGTACGGCGCTCAGCGAGCCCGCCTCGCAGACCATCGACAGGCGCGCCTGGTTCGGCGCGACCTGGCGCGGCGACGTCGGCACGACCAACCTGACGGTGCGCGGCTTCTACGACCACATGCGCTACGAGGGGACCTACGTCGGCGAGGAAGACACCTACGCGGAGTACTCCGGCGGTGACTGGCTCGTGGGCGAGCTCACCGCCTCGCGACGGCTGTCGCCACGGCACCGCCTGACGTTCGGCTCCGAGTATCGTGAGCATCTCCGGCAGATGCAGTTGATCGACCGGGGCGCCGGACCGGAGGAGGACAACCATCGATCGCGGCAGCTCGGTGTCTACGTGCAGGACGAGGTGCGCCTCGGCGAGAAGGTGAGCGCCGTGCTCGGGGCACGCGCCGACTACTGGAGCCTCGACGGCTGGAGCGCCCATCCGCGGCTCGGCCTCATCGTCCGGCCGGATGCCGACACCTCGTTGAAGTTCCTGTACGGCGGGGCATACCGCGCGCCGAACGCCTACGAGCGCTTCTACACGCAGGAGGATTTCGTCGCCAATCCTGCCCTGAAGCCGGAAACGTTGCGCACCGGCGAGGTCGTCGCCGAGCGCTACGTGGGTGGACGACTCCGGCTGTCGACCTCGGTGTACGTGACGCGGATCGAGAAGCTGATCTCCCAGGTGGCGATCGGCGATTCGGCCACCTACGCCAACGCGTCCTCGGCCCACGCGGTGGGGGCGGAGTTCGAGGCCGAACGCCGGTGGGTCAACGGTGTGCTCCTGCGCGGCAGCGTCGTCGCCCAGGACACCGACGATGGCACCACGCACGAACGGCTGTCGAACTCGCCGGGGATGCTCGGCCTGTTCCGGCTCGAGAGTCCCATCGTGACGCGGCGGGCGACACTGGCGCTCGACTGGCAGTACGTCGGGGAGCGTCACTCGGACCTCGGGGCGATCGCCGACGCGTATGCGCTGACCAACCTCACGTTCCGCGTCACGCCGCGCGGGCTGCGCGGGTCCATCGCCGCCTCGGTCTACAACCTGTTCGACGTCTCCTACGCCGACCCCGTCGGCGCGGAGTTCCGCCAGGAACTCATCGGCCAGGACGGCCGCACCTTCTCGCTCCGGATCACGCTCGGGTTGTGA